The Myripristis murdjan chromosome 11, fMyrMur1.1, whole genome shotgun sequence genomic sequence atgttggagtcatggtagataatgtgtggcaaatttcagaattttatctcaaaaactcagtttttgacagcattttgaattttgctctcatgtgaacaattggagtctgcaggaatggcatttttaaacatcagtttttcacttatggagcaaatcaatcattgttaaaaacaaatgaccaacatctccatgccgtctagatgcaatatgtgtattttcagatttttgtcttgatgactgattttttttttttttttttttttttttttttttaaagtggtttgaaatctgcctttccatgcataggtaGCTgttatcatgtgactggcttagtcaatttgtgaagcctcacacaAATTGACACTtgtcaattagctcagtgagacagagcattgtccttcatgccagaaatggtgagttcaagcctcaactgatgcaaaatgcattaGAATGCCATCTTCCtgttctccacttgttgctcagaattgcctaaaattgccccgaccattgctgtaagtattatttttcattcaagACAGCGTATTCTGTCAgcatacacaacaaatgattCACTCCTATTACCCTACACTGTCACTTCATACAGTGACAAGTAAAGTAGTGCCAGGTAGTTCAAAACAGTTAGTTACCTTTGGATTATTTCTGTGTTACACCAGACTGCACAAACTTACCATGTAGCTTTACAGCTGCTTCAAGTTTGCATTTCTCAGCTTGGAAGTAATGCTAACAGCCCACTGGCATTCAATGCTGACCTTAGGCACCCTGCACGTTTTCACAGTTGTCTTTGTATTTCCGGTTGCTGGACTTAACAGCAAAGATACTgtgaaaaggaggggaaaaaaacgtaAGAGGCttgtgttttccttcctcttctagtgtgtgtgaaaatgtcagcGTGGAGCACCCGGATGAAGGATGTGTGAGGGACACGAGGATGATTCGGAGGTCAGTTTTCATCACTTAACGGGTAAGATAACAAACAGACAAGTCCGCCAGAAACTCCGTGTGCTCGTCGGACATCTCGTCATGATCGTGTGTCTGTGTCACGTTGACTGTGAAAGGCGGGCCGTGCCTCTCGCCTCTACCTGTCTGAGCCGAGGACAATGCAGCACCAGTGAGAGCATTTCACGCCTGACACACTATCCCTTTATTCTTCGAAGAGCCTGTTTTTGTGGTCTGGTTTTGCTTCGCCGGCTCAATGCTGAATGCCGGTAACATAGCCGCAAAAGGTGTCTCTTCAAACTTCCTAAAAATACCTCCTCCCACAGCCTCTAAGCCCACTGTGTTCCCACATCTATAAAGAGGCGGCAAATGAAAAGCGAGGCTCTAGACAGGCATCAGCTTTACAGTAAACGAATAAAAGAAGTCAAGAAAccggcaataaaaaaaaaaaaaaaaaaacatatttcattcaCAACCTTTTATTTTAATAGATCTCTatcatatacatacagtacaatatGCTCAAGACAGATTTTATGGCACATCCATTTTTGTTGTACATTTTGCAGTCGTTGGTATTGCTGTGAGGCTACAGTAGAGTAAAGTGACCTTTTGGATCTGTTACTTAGGTAGATACACTAGGTGGATTGACCTCGATGGGTAAGGATAACGTTGCTACAGTAAAACACATGCACTGTCAAGTTATATATTCCACTAGGGGTGGGTCAAACATCCAGTTACACAGACCAGTACTTGAGGGGGCGGTGTTGTTATGTTATATTCAAACCCCTCGGTTGTTTTCGTCTTGGAATACGCTACAACAGTGGCTACCACGATCCTGGAGAGCTActggatgcacacacaggcttggTTGGGACCCAGTGTCAATATCACTGAAAAACTGAGGTCTTCTAGTCAGGTGGATAGTGCAGTTCAGGGGTCGTCCCACCACCGAATTGGAATTGAGGGTCCTGAATTTTAGCTGCCATTGCACCCAACAGAAATTCATTAGTCGGCTGTTGGTTCCTATTATTGAAGCCAATGTTGTTTACGTGGTCTTTTGTCTGCAATTTACGGGGAAAGCCCTGTACATCCAGCAGGTCTCGAGAAGCAGGGGTGAGGAAAATGGTCTATATGGATCTAGTCGTCAGGTTTCTACTGCAATACAACTCTACCGTCAATACTACAGGAGTACTGCTAAAAGTCTTCGGTTATTCACATTATGTACAAACTCTGCCGCGAGGCTGCGCAGAGACTTGACAAGTGAGTGTGCGTCTTCTGTCCGAGGCTGCAGAGCACGTTCTgagatagaaaaataaaacagtgataGACTACAAAATACCAAAAGTGCCGCCGTAACACTGAAGTGCCAGTGTCcatttagggtttttttttttttatttccacgCTGTTATTTGTCCTCATTCGATGAGAACACAATCATAACTATTTCAGTCacgataataaaaaaaaagcataaaacgATTGTCTcgaaacataatttaaaaaaataatagctttaactgagaataaaaaaaaagcttgaacagcatcaaaatacaacaaaagacaaaatgcatCACGTGGCAACACGATATTAAAACTTATCAGCTTGTCGACTTTCcctctgatcagctgatcagagtgacaagggtgtgtttgtgtgtgtgtgtgtgtgtgtgtgtgtgtgtttacatacagtatgtgttccATGGCAGGACTGTGGGAAAGTGCGATGACTGTCGCTGAGCACCTGCTGTGTCCTGCTCCGTAGCTAATGTCCCTTATTGAAACTTACTGGAGGATCAAAATACAGTATCTGTTGTTCCTCCACTTATCCCTTTAGCGTCCCGTTTAGGCCACTGACAATGCTGTGTACACTCAGAGTGCCCAGTTTCCTTCTCTGTGTCTGAACACATGGGTTAGCGTTTGGCCTCTCTCTTAGTCATCCACCGTAAGTGCTTAAATCAGTCgaaaacaaaagtaaacagCATTATTTGCAGAACCAGTGGTGATAGGGCTAAAACAGTAGCGCTTCTGCTCTTCCGACGGGATGAAATGGGACGTGCGCGGGACAGAGGGGTGAGCGTCGAGGAATGTGGAGGTGCAGCAGGTCGTAGGTGAATGTTTAGAGGGTGATACGTGGGGCCAGGAGCCGCCGTCTGTGCTCTAGATGACCTGGCAGCAgctgtggggggtgggggtgcagaGCAGACCTTCCTTGGGGCTCCGGTGGATGTTGACAGACAGAGCCTTGTCACTCAGGGGCATCTGCAGCACCCGGTTCTTCAGGTTCCTGTGGTTCTCCCTGGCCAGGTCCAGCTCTCCCAACCTCAGGGTGCCCGAGCAGTGGCCTTCCAGCAGGGGGTCTCCCAGCATGTCTCCCAGAGGGGGCTGGTGGTGGAGGTTCCCCCTGGGCGAAGGGCCGCCCAGCAGCGAGACCTTGTCCAGGCTGCCGGTGGAGCCGCCCATGCACATCCTCCACATGGGACGGTCCTGGGAGTCGCCACCCactccgccgccgccgccgcctccgcctccccctcctccgccTGTCAGGCTGTGGAACTGGGAGCTCAGGCACAGACTCATCAGCTTCAGGCTTTCAACCAGGCCACTGGCGGCTTTGGCGGTGCCCTTGCCTTGGCCcgaccctgaccccgacccGGGACTGGCACAGTGGGAGGAGCTGCCCTGCCCCACCCCCcgtttctctccttctttcccctGGACTGCACCCTCCCTGTCACTCCTTTGCCCACCCACAGTCACTGCATCCTGATCCAGCTCATCACTAGTCTCTGAGCTGGGCGTCACTACGGCAAGCGGTGCCGTTATGGTGATGGCGTCGGGCGACGGTATGATCGGTAGCGGTGACGGCGTCCTAGAGTTCAGGTTGAGGCTGAGGCTAGGTTTGGGTGGGCCGAGTCCGTacagctccctcctctcctcctcttcctcctcctcctcctcctcctcctgctcttcttcgTGGATCTGGTTGAGGACCGGAGCGCTCATGCGAGATGTCAAGCGGTTAGCCGAGGAGGACAGCggggaggatgaagaggaggctTTGCCGCGAAGCACCACCTGGGTAGGCAGTGTGGAGGGAGATttgtcttcctccccctcctcttcctcatcctcttccacGCTGAAGAGACTGGGGCTGCGTGGTTTGCACGGGCCCACTGGGGCCAGGGAGACCAGCCTGAGGGGGTTGGAGTGGGGCTTCACCAGAGGCCTGATCCCCCTTTCCTGGTTCTGCCAGGCCGGCTGCTGGGTGGGGGACTGGCTGTTGCCGTCCTGCCGCTGGCTGAGGCCCAACAGCGCCGTTTTGGGCCGGGGGCCTTTATGGAGGCTCTCGGCGCTGCGTGCAGGGGACTGGGGGCCCCCTGGGTGGGAGATACCCGGCCCCCCCAGACCATCACTGACATCCTGGTGAACATCCACTCTGGTGGGCCAGGACTGCCTGTGGAGCCATAAACAAGTACATTGTATTTACACTGAAGAAAATCCACCTCAATATATTTACTAGTCTCAAAGaatcaaaccatttttttttgtaggattTGTTAAgttctctctctattttcaaTGCACACAGTTTTAGATGCTTGAATTTTTCCTGCTGTCCAGGCAGCTTCCTATTGATTTTGGTAGTGTGCAAAATTCAGCAGAGACATGCTTCACAATAGGTAATCCATAAGAGCTCCCTTATCATTCTGTGGTAATTAATCTTAATGTGCATATTGATTCGAAAAGTCTGCAGGTCTTCTTGTGTATGCAGGTGCTGAGGGGAAGATACGTCGGAAACCAGAGCCCAGTGTATACCAGTGAATtaatgttttggaaatgaaggGAATTAAGGTTTCCTCTATATGCATTAAAGATCAAAGGAGTTTAATAGAGACGttgttaaaatgaaattttgttTGACTGGTGAAGTTTTTCAAAGTCTTCAAATTCATTCAGTTTAGCTAAATCACATTCAACTTCTAactaaacatttatttacaaagaaTCATGCTGGGCATTA encodes the following:
- the LOC115368069 gene encoding SNF-related serine/threonine-protein kinase-like, which codes for MAGLKRCHDGKIAGLYDLDKTLGRGHFAVVKLARHVFTGEKVAVKVIDKTKLDPVARGHLFQEVRCMKLVQHPNVVRLYEVIDTATKLYLILELGDGGDMYDCIMKHEGGLSEDVAKCYFAQIVHAISYCHRLHVVHRDLKPENVVFFEKQGLVKLTDFGFSNRFQPGKKLNTSCGSLAYSAPEILLGDEYDAPAVDIWSLGVILFMLVCGQPPFQEANDSETLTMIMDCKYTVPPHISHACRDLIGHMLQRDPKKRASLELIENHDWLQGIDPSPATKLSTPLVSHRSLSEEEHGSIIQRIVLGGIADRDAITEALESNKYNHITATYFLLAERILRERQEKEQHSQTRSASPSKAQFRQSWPTRVDVHQDVSDGLGGPGISHPGGPQSPARSAESLHKGPRPKTALLGLSQRQDGNSQSPTQQPAWQNQERGIRPLVKPHSNPLRLVSLAPVGPCKPRSPSLFSVEEDEEEEGEEDKSPSTLPTQVVLRGKASSSSSPLSSSANRLTSRMSAPVLNQIHEEEQEEEEEEEEEEERRELYGLGPPKPSLSLNLNSRTPSPLPIIPSPDAITITAPLAVVTPSSETSDELDQDAVTVGGQRSDREGAVQGKEGEKRGVGQGSSSHCASPGSGSGSGQGKGTAKAASGLVESLKLMSLCLSSQFHSLTGGGGGGGGGGGGGVGGDSQDRPMWRMCMGGSTGSLDKVSLLGGPSPRGNLHHQPPLGDMLGDPLLEGHCSGTLRLGELDLARENHRNLKNRVLQMPLSDKALSVNIHRSPKEGLLCTPTPHSCCQVI